CACCATAGTAATAAATGGTATTTTGGGTCCATAACCAAGTTTATgtccataacagtaaatagctGCGCTACGCCTTTGCACCGTAAAACCTACTGCCATGCTACAGTTAACCTTCTTGTTTTATCTACTTATTTAATATAACTTCATTTGGTGCTGAAAAGGCATATTATTACTATCATTTTTATCATACATATGAAATTCCATAAACTTATCTATAAATCATTAATGTTATGTTGAGATAATAACTTTTAGAAATTATACTATTATACTTAATGTTGATAATGTCACACAGAACTTTGGTATAAATTTAAAGTTTACACTGTAAAAAGTTAGCTACTTTTTCCAGTGAACAATTGTATAGCTTAAGTACAAAGACAGCTATAGAAAGTACAATTTGTTATATAGTTATTGGAAGCAATAAGATGGAAAATATAACATGACAGTTTCAAACAGATCTCTCCATTGCTTTATCATATTTCGTATAAATTACTTTCACTTAAATGTATAACTGTTTGTACTCTATTTCCAAAATCAAAAGATTGCATAGAATCTTTCAGTCTGTAAACGAATTTTAACACGTTTGTTGTACTTTCTATCAATATAAATGTCCACAATTTACAttaatgattttatttatattcgacattgtaaataattaatttataaaaatggatTATCATCTTCATTTCTTTAAAGAAACATATGCGCATACTTGCACAAATGTCGAAAACAGcgttatacaatttttatactaACAACTGTAATCATCCGAAAAAAACAAAATCATTCATACCTATCTCGAAGTGAAGACTAACTTTTTAAACCATTTgaattacatttttataatttctaaaATGTACAGAACAGTTGAAAAAGTCATTTggtatttaatattgtttttcctAAAATCTAGTATTCTCTTTTTGGtaaaacaatatataaatacataaaattttcTTCATAGACATTCTTCTTTGATTATGAATACATGTGAAAACAAACATAAGTGAATTAAGAAATGATTGATTCAATAATTTAATGCTTAGAAGTTATACtcacaattaaaaatatttgttttctcaTAAACATAATGCAATCcattataataattttgtaatCTAAAATTTCCTTTAGTATTGTACTCAGTGATACATTGAGCAATTATTAAGCCTATTAATTAAGGCATGTTTCATGTACCCTTCAGTTGCACTCAGATTTAATGCATCgtgctacattttttttaaacatattttgttgcTATTGAAACagctttaaaaaatgtatagaaaTGAACGAGGAATAAATGAGAGAACTAGGAAATATCAAACAgagtattatatataatttctataaattttatgtatatatatatatctctctgTTATTTATATACCaagacatttaaaaaaatgccatGAAACTTAAGATTTCCTGTTCTcttatgaaaaatatataattgccatatctctaaaaaagatTGATAACCCTTTAACAACTAGATGAAATAATCTTTATATGAACACAGCCCTACGTATTATATGACGTAATAAAAATTAAGAGTCCTCGAGAAGACCTTtggcttttttttttttgactgTATCATCGTTACGGTATTGCCGTACATCTCGTAAGCATCGTTATTAAACATAACAATAATACTACAGCATTTTGCGTTATGTACAGACGTGCAGCTCCGCGAAGCTAAACTTTTCACGGATTTTCCGTTAAGTCCACAAAATCTTCGCCAATTGACACGTCGAAATATTAGTTTATGCTACCATGAATTTTCTTCCATATTATCGAGCAAAGAGTTCTTCTCCTCTTTCTTGGAACCATTTGTTCCCGGCGCCGAGGTACGTAATTTTGGTTCGAAACATGGCtgtaaaagataaaaatttaaGTAACACGGTCTAGTTAATTTTACTTCGAAATTCTGACGATGCAACCATGATGAAAATGATAATCTCCAGTAaactatatgaaataaaatatttggttCAAAAGGAAAAACGGATAtaactaattttttaaattaccgAATACAAGTGATTTTCTTTTTAGTTATTTTCAAAACgaatcaattttttattcaagcattcGTCTATATATGAATAAGTTATTCGTAATGGTTCATGTCCTTTGGCTAGCATATTTAAAAACAGTGCTACGGCCAAAATTTATCGCCATAATATTCGatattaacaatattttgtgTACGTTTTGGAGACAGTTTAATGTCTATACATACATGTTATCAGATTATAAGAATATGGAAGATGGAATACGAAAATGGTGTTCTGATGGCAATATTTTAACAATGGCACTGTCTTTAACTATCCTACTAAATCACTCTGCATAATATACGTTacatttatgaaaaatatagatattaatatttaatacattaatattttcatacTAAACTATTAACAGTTTTTTTTAGAACATTACTCTACAGAAAGGTTACTATTAATTCTGAATAACTGTTTTATATTCGAAATGTcttttatttgttcaaaatttaaagttTTGGTAGTACAAGTTGTTTTAAACTcataattattaaattcttgAAAGTTTACTTCATATTGCAGCACCTATGTACAATGAAATATCATATGCAGATCacaaatttttgaaatgaaTCTTTTTTTGAGTACCCACGAATTTGATAAAATGCGTATGTGTCATATAACAATTTATATGAATTCATGCACAACAGCATATTAACCAGGACAGAAgcaaaaaaatattacaattaaaTGGCCAACCTTTTTATTAAAGTAGCATTAAAGTtagtaaaaaataaatatgtaaatgtttttaattatttaaatattaaatatcccAAATATAATTAAGCTTCCTTAATAATAATTAAGTAACAAGCattgtcaatttaaaaaattagagaGCAGCAATGTTACGATTTTTTGCTCTTATATTAAActtcaattctttttttacaGGGAAAGAGGAACAATCTACTTAATTGAGATTCACCTTTCACTTTGTATCTTCAAATCTTTAACTGTTTCTATTTccctgaatatatatatatatatctggcTGCAGTATATATCTTACATCTTTAATTCATTGCACGTGTCACAAGTTCATATCTAGCATGCACGCaaatactttttatattttagcTGGTAGTTCACTCACAGTTTCACAGATATTCATGTTGCAGCAGTTCTCTATGGTTATTTCACACTGACTATCTGGCAGCTGTGGCCGAGATGTAAGCGGTGTCACACCGCCTTTGCTGACAACGAAACGTTTTTTGATGCGTGGCCGCTTTcgaaatttatttacataataaCTAAGTACAATTATCACGAGGATAAGTACAAGAACGAACACACCTAAAATTGGTAATAGTGTCCTGTATTCGTCGTTCTGTCTAATCGTGACTATTTGTGCAAatctttcattttcttcagcgcACCTATTAACAGAAAATAACAAGAATTTATTTTATGCACAATCGTAATGTTGAAACGTGTAAAAAGTAAAGCTTTAAAAACTTTCAGCTAAAGTTAAAACGGGTGaaaatcagaatttttttaagttCTTATAAAATTACGAAGTTAGGAATTAGGTGATATATACCTGCAGTTAGCGGTAGCAACGCTAGTAGGAACTGATTCAGTGTTTGCACAAAATACTTCACAAAGTACAGTAATATTGCTTAAAATTTCACAACGAGATCCTTCgaaatatttacatttacaaACTGGTTTCTCATTTTGGACGGAACACTGACCGTCATGCAAGCAATAATCTTTGCACAGGTCTGTTTCACATCTTGGTCCAATAAATGTGTCATTGCACTTACACGTGGGTAACCCGTTAGTGTCTATACTACAGCTGCCTCGGAAGCAATAATTATGACAAAGATCCGTCTCGCAATACGTTCCAGTGAATctgaaataatgaaatttatatttcatcTGTAAATTCTCCGAatcatcatttttaatattaaattatttcccTATCTCAAACATAGTTATACACTTACCCAAGTTTGCACTGGCAAGCGTCCTCCTGATCATCCACATAACCATCATTTAGGCAGTGCTTGGACGGTTCGGTGGTCAATTCCGATTCCTCCGTGCTAGTTGTCAAATTATTATACGGTTCTACCATTTTGGCGAACGCCAAGCTGGTTTTCTGTCTTACTTTCGCAGTTGCCGTGCAATCTACATTGCCGACATTATCACGTGTTACGATTCCAGCTGGATCGGTATCTTGACTCGAATGGTACGAGCGAAACATGATTGGTGTATTGTCAGACTTCTCGTTTTTCGGTATCATCCAAACAGCTTTGTGCACCGAATCGGACCAGTATATCGAGTCCCGATCTACTGCTAGATGAACTGGTTCGTGTCGTTTAGGGTGTATCAATAGTTCACGATCGGTACCATCGAGATTGCTACGCTCGATCTTCATTCGTATACCTTCGACATCGTCGATCCAATAAAGCTTTTCGTTGACATGATCTATAGTCACAGCCAGCGGTTCATATAAATTGTCTTTGATCACTGTCATTCGATTACTTCCGTCTAGATTCGATCGCTCGATACTTGGATTTGTATCATTACTGTTTACCCAGTATATGCGACTGGAAACAATGTACAATTATCAGACActcgcgttttttttttttttaaagtcgcgtatattttcttctctttttttttgctCTTTTTAAATCTCGTTACTCGTCTCAAgaagatatattttttttttgttttactcGACGCGAATTTCTAAATGGAACTAGGTCGGTTGAGATTGCCCATCGTGAATGGCCATGACAACGTTCTACGTAGGACATAAATGGCACACCTGTTACATGTGTCCAGAGCTATACCGCGTGGACTCAGATTCGTCAAATTGTGAAGCAGCATTGGTTTCTCTGGTGGCCCATCTAGTGGTACGTGCATCTTCATAATCACCCTTTCCAAAGCGTCACTCCAGAACAGGGTTCGCGTCTTTATGTCGAAGGCAAGTCCTACGATGTAACTCCTGCTTTTCTCTGGAAAGAATAAAGTACCATTTATAAACAAATAATTTCTTCCAAAAAATTTACTTAATAATAGtgctaaatttattatttttctattcccatttcagtATCATTTCGTAATCATTTCGTTAAATATTTACttaatttctttccttttcgTCATTTTTTATCTTTCAATCATATACATTCTATCCCTTTATTTTTTTAGTAATTGAAACGTTCAAAGACTTTGGttacataaattttatatttaagagTAAGTTatacgaaattgaaaaatatattatcaTTTTCAATAATATGTAACTTCTTAAAATAGGTtcggttttatttattataattttcgtTTGATCTTTTATCATCCATGAAATCTTATCGATGGCATCATCGACGTGTTCAACAGATAGAAGGGGATTTCCCTCGGTTTTTATGCGAAATggtaaatttttacattttaggATGATCCTTTAAGAACGTTTGTAAGAAATCGAGGGGTGAAAACTTCAATGGTATCGCTGTTGTTTCCAAGTGCTTTACAGATGCGTATCTTTGGAGAAAATGTAGCATTAATTTGGAAAAACAGTTCGATTCGATCTTTGCAATACCATTAACTTCTAAGTGAACAACAAAAAGaaagggttaaaatattaaaattttcacaGCGTATagcaatgttatttcttcatacatggataaattttatttaatcatttattatattataaataacgatTGTAGACAAAAGGTCTGAAATACAGATTATAATAATCGTGAAACATATAGAAAGAATTATTAACATAATAAATTTCTAATATCAGAATCTCGTATACTATTGAAGATAATCTGCATTGTCTACAAACGAGTTGGAATAGCAGATAATTAGATCAATAGTCAGAAccaacgaaaaatattttttctcttaTCTTATCAGGTCAAAGGTCTTTATTAAATTTCTATTctagaaaaaaatttcttaattttatttctCGACGCACAATACGTTCTTTAGATTTTATTATCTAAGTTTTATAAATATGTTCTAAGATATTTGAATTATTCGTTATTTGTTCAAATGGTGAATACTGAGAGTAAAATAGTAgcttaaaaaaattaatcataCTAAATATATTCCATACAAAATGCATAATTCTAATTAAATAGTTTCTCATTAAATACCATGTAATTCGTGTTACAATCATATTAATACGATATGTTAGCTAATATATTACacgaataaaattataaatataaatataattatattgaattttcaataagtgaaaaattgtaataattatttcaatgtAATGTACTTACTTTTAAGAAGCGGTTTCACAGTAAAATTCTTATCCCTCAGGTCGTTACTGAATATGGATATGTTATTGTTACCCACATCACTGAAATACATTGTTCGAGTAATATCATCATAAGTGACTCCCCAAAGGGTGGCAGCTTCCGCCAACTTTGCCTGGCCAGTTAGTGTCTTATTTGTCGAGAAAAATTCAACTTCACGCCCTATCACTACTGCCAAATCTGCAAgaataaaaatcaaaatatttcaaTGGAAAATTCACTTTACCAAAATCACTGCGTTTATTCGAACAAATTGTCAGCTACTTGTGTCATTATATCGGATTTAAATGAAACAGTATTaagtaatattattaattattcttaAATTATTACATCGATATATCattgtattaatatatatatgtcaGATTTTAACGCTCCTGTATTTAAGTAGTTAAGTAATGACTTAAGCGCTTTAAAACGTATCTGAAACACGATAGGAGAGATTTTTAATACTTAAAACGTATTAGTAAGCAATATTTGATATCAAAGATAGCGAAGTACAGTTCCAAGAATGATAGTTCAGCATTACAACGTtctgttatttaaaaaaataaaaaagaaaaagaattttaCACAATTTTGTAACATTCTGTATTCGGTTTGtaatgttttaataaattagtaaaaaaaaaaaaattaaaaccgtttcatttaacttttattttttaattattatacctATGATTTCGAAATaaggtgtaatttaaataaaaaatcgtaTTATTGCTTAAATTCACAGTAGTTCAAgtgaatttaaatataaagCTACGATTGTTATTGTTGGAGCGTTGATCTCAGCATTTTTGCTAATACTATGGCACCTACGATAGCATTATCGTTATCTTTTAGTTGTTTACAAGGGTGCAATTATACGTATCATAATAATTTATGATATGTCATGAATTATCGAAGAGGGAAATTAttgggaaaaagaaagaaaaaatagggaaaagtaaaaaaaaaataatttcggaCAGTTTACATTATAAAGTTGTATTATGCAATGGACTTTGGAGTGGACCTGGAATTGTAATCAAGAAACGAATGATTGTCAATAGTGAAGAGCATATCTGCTCTCTAAAGTTAATAATTTTTCCCACTTGATAGTGATAAGTGTTAAAATGCAGTTACTCAAGCGATATACGCTtataaaacatatatatatacatatatgcaatagtatgtttatttaaaaatatgtttggACTTCAAACGATATCATCTTAATTGACAAATGATTGACTTAATTGACCAGTGCtaaataatatttgaacatacagaatgaaaaattaatttctacaaaCGTTACGAACACTTTGGAAAACACATAAGTTTATTgcgataatttttaatataacaattataatttgcaattttatttcTATATTCCAATCTTATTTCGTAAGAAATTCGAGCAATTTTTATTCCACCAGATAAGTTTAAAAAGCAAAGAGGTATAAGGGACATTTAATACCGAAATAACTTGAGATA
Above is a genomic segment from Lasioglossum baleicum unplaced genomic scaffold, iyLasBale1 scaffold1999, whole genome shotgun sequence containing:
- the LOC143221154 gene encoding protein cueball-like — protein: MTSRKNFALILTIVLGIFAINTHARSWDLAVVIGREVEFFSTNKTLTGQAKLAEAATLWGVTYDDITRTMYFSDVGNNNISIFSNDLRDKNFTVKPLLKKKSRSYIVGLAFDIKTRTLFWSDALERVIMKMHVPLDGPPEKPMLLHNLTNLSPRGIALDTCNSRIYWVNSNDTNPSIERSNLDGSNRMTVIKDNLYEPLAVTIDHVNEKLYWIDDVEGIRMKIERSNLDGTDRELLIHPKRHEPVHLAVDRDSIYWSDSVHKAVWMIPKNEKSDNTPIMFRSYHSSQDTDPAGIVTRDNVGNVDCTATAKVRQKTSLAFAKMVEPYNNLTTSTEESELTTEPSKHCLNDGYVDDQEDACQCKLGFTGTYCETDLCHNYCFRGSCSIDTNGLPTCKCNDTFIGPRCETDLCKDYCLHDGQCSVQNEKPVCKCKYFEGSRCEILSNITVLCEVFCANTESVPTSVATANCRCAEENERFAQIVTIRQNDEYRTLLPILGVFVLVLILVIIVLSYYVNKFRKRPRIKKRFVVSKGGVTPLTSRPQLPDSQCEITIENCCNMNICETPCFEPKLRTSAPGTNGSKKEEKNSLLDNMEENSW